ATGATTGGTCTGACAGGCTACAGCCGGATTTGGCCGCTCATCGCGGACAAAACGTAACAACGCTTCAGTTTGCAAACTCGCTTATCATGGGCAGATTCCACCCTCTTACACTGCCGGACATACTGCAACTGATGCAGCAATATCCTGATTTCGACTTAATCGTGGATACGAAAGTAGGCAGTAAAGAGCAAATTCAGCAGCAGTTTACGCATCTAGTCAATGAGGCGCACCGTACGGATCCTGCACTGCTCAACCGGATTATACCTGAAATTTTCAGCCCGGAAATGTATGACACGGTTATGGGAATCTACCCCTTTCCAAACAAAATGTATTCACTTTACAAAACTGGCGCCTCTGCCGAAAGTATTGTAGAATTCGTAAGGGACAAACATTTGACAGCGGTTGCCATGCCCGTATACCGTGTGTATCTCAACCCCAATCTAGTTCCAGCACTAAATAAGTTTGGGGTAAAAAGCTATGTTCACACCGTCAATCGCAGACCGGTTATGCAGATTCTGGACAGATTCGGGGTGCATGGATTTTACACGGATCAGGAAGAATCACCGGAAGAGCTGATGCTTGCAGACGTTCCCTCCGGCCATGTTGATTTTCCGGGATACATGAGTTCCGGATGGGCAAGTATAAGAAATATTGTGATGAAGGTGAGAAATAATGGCTATAAATAACATTCTTGTTGTAGACGATGAACCGGAAATTCGAGAAGCGCTCGTTATTTACTTGAAAAGCGATGATGTGGATGTATTAACGGCCTCTAACGGATTGGAGGCGCTGGAAATCCTAGAACAAGAAACCATTCATCTTATTATCATGGACAACATGATGCCACAGCTCGATGGAATTAAAACGACATTTAAAATTCGTGAAAACAAAAATATACCGATCATTATGCTTTCAGCCAAATCGGAAGATAGCGACAAGATTTTGGGACTCAACGTTGGAGCCGATGACTATATTACGAAGCCGTTCAATCCGCTAGAGCTGATCGCTAGAGTCCGATCTCAGCTGCGTCGGTTTACGAATTTAGGTTCCTTCCAGTCAAACGGGGAAGAGATCATTCAAGTAAGAGGACTCGTGCTGAACAAAAGCTCGAAGACTGTTGAAGTGGATGGAGAGGACGTCAGACTGACCGCGAAGGAATACAAAATTTTGGAGCTGTTGTTGGAGAACAAGGGTAGAGTTTTTTCAATTGAAGAGATTTATGAGCGCGTGTGGAATGAACCGATCTTCGCTTCAGAGAATACGGTTGCCGTACATGTGAGAAATATTCGTGAAAAAATTGAGATCAATCCCAAAGACCCAAAATATTTAAAGGTGGTATGGGGAATTGGATACAAAATCGAGAAAAAGTAAAGCAGATCGAAAGGTTGGAATCGACCTTATTGTCATAATTGTTGCCGCGATCTTATGGAGCCTCATACTCATAAACGAGTATTCATCCGTGGGGTTGAGTCTGAGCTATTCAACTTCAAGTTTCATCCAGGCACTGCTTGCCTTTACGATTCTTTGCTTGCTGGTGAGCAGACTGTTTCTTTATTTTAAGGCACCCCTTAGTAGGCGTTCCTTCTGGCATGGCAGTGTGCTGATGGATTACTTTCATTTTTGGAGAACTGGTCTTAGAGCCAGTCTGCAGAACTGGAGACTAACGTTAGGCCTCATCGTTATGCTTCTGCTAACCGCGATAGCCGGTATTTGTGTTTGGCAGGCAGCCACATATTACTACGAACGTGACTGGCACATACTTTATGTATTGCTGTATGTGCTTTTCCTGGTTCCGTATATACTTTCCAAGATTAGACGCTTTATCGCGATCATCAACGGGAGCAAAGAAATTGCCGAAGGGAATATTCAGAATACGATTCAGGATACCGGCAAGGATGCTCTATCCAAACTTGCTGGTTATATTAATAATATGAAATCCGGGTATCAAAGCGCGCTGGAGAATCAAATGAAGAGCGAACGGTTAAAAACAGAGCTGATTACCAACGTATCACATGATTTGAAGACCCCGCTTACTTCTATTATCAACTATGTCGATTTATTAAAAAAAGAAGATCTGTCTACGGAGACATCCCGAGCCTATATTGAAACCCTGGACCGGAAGGCGCTACGGCTGAAGCTGTTGATAGAAGACCTGTTCGAAATCTCAAAGATGGCCAGCGGTTCAGTAGAGCTGGATATGGAGTACGTCGATGTCGCAACCTTGTTAACACAGGCGATTGCCGAGTCCAATACCAGTATGGGACAAGCGTCGCTTGTGATTCGGGAGAGGATCGCGAAATTCCCGATCCATGCACATTTGGACGGCAATAAAATTTGGCGTGTCTTCGAAAATTTAATTGGTAACGCGCAGAAATATTCGCTTCCAGGAACCAGAATTTATATTTATTTGGACGAGTCTGATGATATGGTATTATTTAAAATTCAAAACACAGCTGCGTATGAAATTGATTTTGCTGCGGAAGAATTGTTCGAACGTTTCAAAAGAGCAGACGTATCTCGCCAGACAGAAGGCTCCGGACTAGGGCTGTCCATTGTGAAAAGTATCGTTGAGCTGCACGGCGGGGAGATCAAAATTGAAATTCATGGCGATCAATTCAACGTTATTTTGCATTTGCCCAAGCAGCGCTTAATTTAAACGTCATAAAACTAAGTTAACCCTCAATGCTCCTTTTCAGGATGCATGAGGGTTAACTTATCTTCAGGCTCTCTTCCAGCTCAAGCATTCATTGTGATCGGTGAACAAAGAATATTATTATGCGAATAAGTTTTCATTATTGTTAGGAGGTTAGTAGATGCTATATCGTAAGCTAGGTAACACGGAAGTAAGCATTCCTGTTATAGGCCAAGGGACATGGAAATATGGTGAAGATAAGCAGAAAGAAAAAGAGGAAGTAGAGGCGTTGCATTTTGGTATTAGGAATGGACTTACTCTGATTGACACTGCCGAAGAATATGGGAATGGTGGAGCAGAGAAAATTGTTGGTCAAGCCATCCATGGTATTAGAGATGATGTTTTTCTTGTGACTAAAGTCTCTGCAAAAAATTGTTCTTACAAAGGTGTCCTTAGAGCGGCAGAGGCAAGTTTAGAACGTTTAAAAACAAGTCATATTGATTTGTATTTACAGCATTGGCCTAGTCAACAACATGATGTTTCAGAGACGATGGGGGCCATGGCTGAATTAGTTAATAAGGGATTAGTCAAATATGTCGGGGTGAGTAACTTTAGCATTCAATTAATGAAAGAAGCTCAGTACCATTTAGGAAATGTGCCTTTGATATGTAATCAAGTACCGTACCATTTAAACGATAGAAGCATAGAGAATCAGATTTTACCCTTTGCAGAAGAGAATGGGATCACAATTATGGGATATTCACCATTTGGATTTGCTCCTCATTTACATACATTTGGTATGAAAGGTTTTCCTGAAGTGGGCTCAATAGAAAGAAATATACTCGACACAATAGGGGACAAGTACGGTAAAACAGCATATCAAGTTGCATTAAACTGGGTGTTAAGACAGCAAGGATTAGTTACGATCCCAAAAGCTGCGAACAAGAAACACATTGTTGATAATCTAAATGCCTTAGGATGGGAATTAGAAAAAGATGATATAGACCAGATTGAGAATCACTTTTCATTGTAAAAAAAGGAAGTATATTCACGCTGGCAATGGATTACGCTTAAGGTTAAATATGTTCTTATAAGGGAGGTCATCGTTTCTTGAAATTTGAATTAGGGCGTTGCTTACTGAATGAACGATTGAAGGAATCCGGAAAGTCAGCGGAATGGCTGGCAAAAGAATTACTTTTTAAACCGGAACGAGTTTACGACTTTATTGAAAACAAAAGAGTAATGCCACTCAAAATTGCCATATCAATCGCTGCTTCCATCGGTTGTGATGTTCGTGCCTTGTATGAATTAATTCCGAATGATACAAAGGCAGGGAAGTACGGGAATCATGTGGAATAAATATACAACTTTATCTTATTTGGAGGTTGTAAAATGGGGTTCCCGACACATATTGTATCTGCAGGCGGAATTGTAGAAGATGGAACTGGAAATATCCTTTTAGTAAAAGCCCATGACGACGGTTGGGTGTATCCTGGTGGGATAACTGAAGTTGGAGAAAACCTGATTGATGGTGTCATTCGTGAAATCAAAGAGGAAAGTGGAATAGACGCCACGGTTAGCCATTTAATTAGTGTTGTTTCGAATACAGCAATCCATAAGTGGTATGACGGTGTGACTGATGTCCCTACCAAGGTCATGTTTGATTTCGTATGTAAAGCTGTGGGTGGAGCGTTAGCTACTTCTAATGAAACGAGCGAATGCAGGTGGGTTCCAAAGGAACATGTTCTGGATTTGATTACTTTACCTGGAATCCGCATGCGTTATGAAGCTTATTTGAACTTTAATGGCTCTGTGAATTATATGGAGTATGTCACTGCGTCAACGACAGAATTTAATGTCAAGCTTCAAAGGAGTGTTTAGTTGTACGAGGGATCGTGTATTGAACTAACGGGAAGCGAGAAAAAATGAGGAGGCAACAAATACATAATGGTCAATGATCTATACCGAAAACTTGGTTCTCTCTTTTTAAAGAAAAATCTAGTTCAGTTAGCATCTCAGTTTTTTATTTCGGCGTTAATCGGAGTTATATATACATTTATGATCATTGATGAAACTATAGGTGGATATATTCATAAAATATTACCGAGTAAGGATGGACCGAATCTTCATCAATATTTGCCCATTGTGATCACTGTGTTAATTTACTCGTGCTTCATTCAAAGAAAAGAAAGAATTTTTATAGAAAAAATCTCATTCAGTTGTCTTCATATTTTGATTGCAATACTAAGCTGTATTTCTTCTCTTATCGTTATAATGATGGTTCAATTCCCATTGATGTAACTAACTAAATTATTCAACTAACGGGCAGGCTAGTTCACGGCACTATGCTTATGCGAAACAAATTAAAAGCTTCATTGATGAAACTATCAGATGGCAACAGGTTAAATTAATCAACGAGACGAAGAGGGGGAAATCGAAATGAAGACGATCAAGTGTATGATGGACCACCTTTACTGGGCAGACGGACGCATCTTGGACGCGCTGGAAGAGAGTGAGACGAAGAACAAGGACCTTCTGAAACTCGTTCGGCACGTTGCGGTCGCGGAACGAGTCTGGCTGTCTCGATTGCAGGGCAAGGGCAGTGCGCAGTATTCGTTGTGGGAGGAAGCGGAAGAGCTGACGGCGATCCGGACGATGTTCGAAGAAAACGCTGAGCAATATCGCGTCTATATCGAAGGGCTTGAGGAATCTGAGTTGAACGAAATAATCGACTACGCGAATCAGAGCGGGGTTTCATACCGAACATCCGTCCGGGACATCCTGTTGCAGGTCCTCTTACATGGGCAATATCACCGGGGACAGATCAATCGGGCACTTCGGATCGAATCGATAGAGCCTGTCCAAGTCGATTACATCACGTTCGCGAGGCTCTAACGGGGCCTAATCTTCACTATTACTTGGAATGAGATTGGCATTGAACTTTTATTGTCATTTTATTAAGCGAGTTAGGCCATAAATTAATCTTTATTACTAAGGAGAACTAATGGACCCCAAAATAAAATTATTGTTCTTGGACGAACATGCCTCAGAAGGCGCCGCGCGTTATGGGGTCAGCCAAGAGGAACTCACTTTCATTGGAGGTTTTCAAAACTTTATTTATTCCTATAATCGCGATGAATTGAAATATATTCTCCGTTTCACTCCAAGCACTCTTCGCACATCGGAAGTACTAGTAGCAGAAATAGATTGGATTCGTTATCTTTCAGAGAGTGGTATATCAGTGTCAGAACCGATTTCTTCAATTAATGGAGAGTATTACGAATTAATTCAAGGAAATTCAATTGATTTTTACGTAACCTCCTTTAAATATGCACCAGGCCGTAAAATCGGATATCCAGAATGTCTAGGTAATTCTATACTTTATGAAGAGTGTGGACGTATAACGGGCCGTCTTCATAAATTAGCGAAGCTTTACAAGCCTACCAAAGCCAAAAGGCACACTTGGGAGTTTAATGAATACCTTTTACGAGCCGAGGATTATTTGCCGTCAGAATTTCGACCAATCCTTATTGCTCTTGATGAACTTAAAGGACAATTGGCGAGTCTGCCTGTTAATGCGGATAATTTTGGTTTGATCCACGGAGATATTAATGTAGGAAACTTCACGATCGATGAAGCTGGGGGATTAACTCTCTTTGACTTCGACGAGTGCCAGTACAGTTGGTATGTCGAGGATATTGCTATCCAGCTGTATTACTTGCTATATGTATTCGGAGAAGATTCGAAGTTCGAACGAAAGGAACAGTATGAACTTTTCATAAAGCACTTCGAGTTAGGCTATACAGAGGATGGCCGAAGAATGCCAGACAACTGGAAGGATTTGTTGAAGCTTTTCCTTAGACTTCGCGAAATCATTGTGGTTGTCGGTATGCATCGGAGCTGGGATTTAAGCAAACCAGATGATTGGACCCGCGATTTCTTGCAGGATAGTAGAATGAGGATTACTAAAGGTATCTCGTTGATCGATGAGTTATGAACCACTAAAATGGGGGGATACTCATTGAGCTAACGGTAATGATAGCTTAATAAAACCAAGAAAGCAGCTGACCAACGTGATCGGCTGCTTTTTGTTCAACTAACGGACAGAATAGTTGAATTAAGTGGTACATTGAGAAGGCTACCTGCAGCGAGGTGGTCGTGGGGTTGCCTAGTTTTGTTGTGGTTACAAGCGGTAATTGATGCCTTCGTAAGCGCCTGTGAGGGCGTTTATGTACACGTGAGAAACGCCTTCGATTCCAGTGACAGAAAATGCGTATACAAGCTTGCTGTTGTAGATCTCCAGCTTTGGCTTACCCGAGACGATTACTTTTGGTCCGAGATTTTCAGAGGCTTGCTGCGCTGTCAGTTTCGGGTGAAGTGGAAAGGTTTTATTGTAATTGTAAAAATAATTATACGCATTAAAGGTCTTTAACGCACCAGTACGGCGATCAAACTCCCATAAGACTTGCATTTGCGGAATGGAAACTTGCTCCCGAACCGGTATATAAGTGATATGAATTGAGGTACCTTTTATTTCTTTTGCTACTATTGTCAGACGTTCGTCAGACCAACGCGCCATCCAGGTGTCTGCAACCGTGATAGCCTGCTTTAAGTCCATAGATTGCTCCACAGCCTCTTCTTCGGAGGTCGAGCCGTCGCGTGTCACTTGGAGCACGTGTCCGCTTTTACTCAGTGTTGCAATATAGGAGCTGGTTGGTCTTCCAGCGGTGTCTGATAACTTAAAATCCATGACTTCTCCTAATTGGGGGCTGCTCCCGCCTGAGACCATGTTGACGATTTGCTTACCTGCTCCTGTATTCCAAGCTTCGCCCATGAAGATTTTCGCTTTGGCCGCAAGCTCCGTAGCCTTATAAGTGGGTTCACCGGCGAAAACGGTTCCTGGCTTCGGAGGTGCGTAAGGATTCTGATTGTACACGAACTCGTTAAAGGCTTTATTGCCGTACGTGGAGACCGAGTCGAGTTGAGACAAGGCCTCTTCCATTTCGGTCGAGATCCGTTCTATATCCGATAAAGAAGTACCATCGCCTTTCTCTCTCATCAGATCAAGATATGGTAGGGCGGTCCTCACGAACTTTCTCAGACGCTGAATTTGGTCTAATTGATCCGGGTTGAGCGAAATTTCCTTCTCGTTGGCGGGATAGGCCAAGTAGCGGCTGCCGTTCGTGATAAACGATTCGTACGCTGGCCAAGATTGAAAGTTCGTTGTAGCGGATGCACTCCTTA
Above is a window of Paenibacillus sp. E222 DNA encoding:
- a CDS encoding phosphatidylinositol-specific phospholipase C/glycerophosphodiester phosphodiesterase family protein, which codes for MKKTIMLSLFIVITAGIIWCIWGFVWSGQNQPASTAGTSGWQGNRLIAHAFGGVNGASYTNSYEAFITNYNRGYRLFEVDLVQTTDRELVARHDWSDRLQPDLAAHRGQNVTTLQFANSLIMGRFHPLTLPDILQLMQQYPDFDLIVDTKVGSKEQIQQQFTHLVNEAHRTDPALLNRIIPEIFSPEMYDTVMGIYPFPNKMYSLYKTGASAESIVEFVRDKHLTAVAMPVYRVYLNPNLVPALNKFGVKSYVHTVNRRPVMQILDRFGVHGFYTDQEESPEELMLADVPSGHVDFPGYMSSGWASIRNIVMKVRNNGYK
- a CDS encoding response regulator transcription factor, which encodes MAINNILVVDDEPEIREALVIYLKSDDVDVLTASNGLEALEILEQETIHLIIMDNMMPQLDGIKTTFKIRENKNIPIIMLSAKSEDSDKILGLNVGADDYITKPFNPLELIARVRSQLRRFTNLGSFQSNGEEIIQVRGLVLNKSSKTVEVDGEDVRLTAKEYKILELLLENKGRVFSIEEIYERVWNEPIFASENTVAVHVRNIREKIEINPKDPKYLKVVWGIGYKIEKK
- a CDS encoding sensor histidine kinase KdpD; translated protein: MDTKSRKSKADRKVGIDLIVIIVAAILWSLILINEYSSVGLSLSYSTSSFIQALLAFTILCLLVSRLFLYFKAPLSRRSFWHGSVLMDYFHFWRTGLRASLQNWRLTLGLIVMLLLTAIAGICVWQAATYYYERDWHILYVLLYVLFLVPYILSKIRRFIAIINGSKEIAEGNIQNTIQDTGKDALSKLAGYINNMKSGYQSALENQMKSERLKTELITNVSHDLKTPLTSIINYVDLLKKEDLSTETSRAYIETLDRKALRLKLLIEDLFEISKMASGSVELDMEYVDVATLLTQAIAESNTSMGQASLVIRERIAKFPIHAHLDGNKIWRVFENLIGNAQKYSLPGTRIYIYLDESDDMVLFKIQNTAAYEIDFAAEELFERFKRADVSRQTEGSGLGLSIVKSIVELHGGEIKIEIHGDQFNVILHLPKQRLI
- a CDS encoding aldo/keto reductase, with the translated sequence MLYRKLGNTEVSIPVIGQGTWKYGEDKQKEKEEVEALHFGIRNGLTLIDTAEEYGNGGAEKIVGQAIHGIRDDVFLVTKVSAKNCSYKGVLRAAEASLERLKTSHIDLYLQHWPSQQHDVSETMGAMAELVNKGLVKYVGVSNFSIQLMKEAQYHLGNVPLICNQVPYHLNDRSIENQILPFAEENGITIMGYSPFGFAPHLHTFGMKGFPEVGSIERNILDTIGDKYGKTAYQVALNWVLRQQGLVTIPKAANKKHIVDNLNALGWELEKDDIDQIENHFSL
- a CDS encoding transcriptional regulator; this encodes MKFELGRCLLNERLKESGKSAEWLAKELLFKPERVYDFIENKRVMPLKIAISIAASIGCDVRALYELIPNDTKAGKYGNHVE
- a CDS encoding NUDIX hydrolase, producing the protein MGFPTHIVSAGGIVEDGTGNILLVKAHDDGWVYPGGITEVGENLIDGVIREIKEESGIDATVSHLISVVSNTAIHKWYDGVTDVPTKVMFDFVCKAVGGALATSNETSECRWVPKEHVLDLITLPGIRMRYEAYLNFNGSVNYMEYVTASTTEFNVKLQRSV
- a CDS encoding DinB family protein, with translation MKTIKCMMDHLYWADGRILDALEESETKNKDLLKLVRHVAVAERVWLSRLQGKGSAQYSLWEEAEELTAIRTMFEENAEQYRVYIEGLEESELNEIIDYANQSGVSYRTSVRDILLQVLLHGQYHRGQINRALRIESIEPVQVDYITFARL
- a CDS encoding phosphotransferase enzyme family protein; this translates as MDPKIKLLFLDEHASEGAARYGVSQEELTFIGGFQNFIYSYNRDELKYILRFTPSTLRTSEVLVAEIDWIRYLSESGISVSEPISSINGEYYELIQGNSIDFYVTSFKYAPGRKIGYPECLGNSILYEECGRITGRLHKLAKLYKPTKAKRHTWEFNEYLLRAEDYLPSEFRPILIALDELKGQLASLPVNADNFGLIHGDINVGNFTIDEAGGLTLFDFDECQYSWYVEDIAIQLYYLLYVFGEDSKFERKEQYELFIKHFELGYTEDGRRMPDNWKDLLKLFLRLREIIVVVGMHRSWDLSKPDDWTRDFLQDSRMRITKGISLIDEL